A segment of the Coffea arabica cultivar ET-39 chromosome 8c, Coffea Arabica ET-39 HiFi, whole genome shotgun sequence genome:
ATAGCAATGACAATTGCAAAATCAATTTCTCCAAGATATGTACTTGTAAAGAGATTCTGGCCAACGGAGCTGCAGAAAAGAAAGCATAAGGGAGGGAAGAAAACATTAGCGATGGAAAAAAAATCGAAGCAGATACTATTAATGAGGAAGAAAAGGTTGAAATGGAGTAGATTTTCTTTTCAGATGCTAGTTACCTCAGGCCCCTTAAACCCCACCAGAGACCGTAGGAGAACTTGTTCAGAAACTCGGATGATGCAACTTTTAAGGTCAATGCATCAGCATAAATCCCAAACTGGAAAAAGTCTCCATCAGGAGAACATAGTTGAGAGATATTGCTTGATTTGAACCAATCCATCCTGTCTGAATCATTCATTCTATGACAGTCGAAGAAACGGTACTCGCATTGTGGTTGTTGAAGATCACAGACTTTTTTCCAGCACTGCTCTTGTCGCTCAACCGCTAAAAGATACCAGCAGGAACCAAGAACCtttaccccaaaaaaagaaaatcatcttTATTTTGACAATCAATTAGTAAAACACTAGTTCTTGACTTTACGAATTGAAAATTTCTGCTGACAATAAAAGTATATACTCACGTGACTTGCCAGCATATAGAGCAGGAGATTATAGGCTGCACCAGCCCATGCAGCGCCAACTACAACTCCAGCAGTCTTAATTATTTGGGATGAGAGCGGAAATATTAAAAACAACCTCAGGAGGAACTGCATAACGATAGTTGACCGTAGCAAATTTTTAGTACTCGTCTTGTTTGAACCCCTAAGACCTGGGATCAATGCCCAAATCAAGACctggaaaatcaaatttgatcaaaacattGCCTTCAGATTCTCTAAAGGTTAAATTTTATATGGCCATACTTAAAAGTTTGTTAATGTGTAATATTGACCATGACACATGGAATGAGACAACTAGAGAATTACAGAACTTTATTTACAGCTAGCAAAGTGCAAATACGTATACCTGTGGAAGGGGCAGGGCAGCCAATAAGTCAGGCCAGAATTCTTTGCGCAAATACCTTGATGCAACCTTTGATGAATCAATAACTAGCTCTCCTCTCCCGAATACTCGAGAAGATGGCGCAACATAAGCTGTTCTAAATCGAACGAGTATCTGAACAACGTAGAATACATCCACAACAGATCTGATGACTGTAAGAACTATCTCAAATGAACGACTTGAAACCATGCACATCTCCTCCTTAACAATTGGCATATAGAAAAACAACGGGTCAATGAAAAGGGAAATAAGACTTGCAATCAAGAATATTTTGTTCCACAGGGTTACGAATGATCCTCGAGGATCTAATATCTTCCTCTGCACTGCCTCATAGTCCTCAGAGAATACTCTTAAGAGCTTTTTCTTCTGAAGTGGCTTCCTAGCTGTTGCTCTTGTCGCAAACTTTTGAATACATGGCATCTTTGTTTCTGTTTCAAAGGTAAATTTTACAGTATTGCAAGTCTTAGGTGGTGCAAGCTCTACAGTTTCAAGATCATCctgaaatctgaaaaatttAGAATTCAAACTGAATTAGGCAGTTAAAGTTTCAATTTTGATCAGAACAGAATAGACATTACTGATACTTTCATATATTAATATATGGTCCAAGCGTACCTTACAGATTTTTCTCCAGCATATTCCATTGTTCCCAAAGAGATGTTCTGATTACAAGGTAGATCACTCTGTTCTCAAGAATAACATGCCGACAACAGAAGTCAAGACTTTGGATAGTGGTTTATGAAATTTAATCATTATTCTGACAGAACTTCAGAGCAAAACATTTCTTTAAAACATGCAACACAAGCAAAATTTCAGCAaacagaaaacagaaaaaatgaaaaattattgTAGGCATGCACAGGATTTAATTGTTATGATAAAGTTGGGGAAATGAGAACTCACACTTTATTGCAGATGTAAACCAATGTTGATCAAACCCTTAATATCTGCTTCATATCACGAAGTTGGAGAATCCCAGATTAGGTAGCTAATATTTTCTTCTAATCTTCTCACTTTATGGGGTCTTTTTCATACGTATATATGCAAGTAATATGATATTTGGGCATAAATTTGTCATTAGAGAACAAAACCCTGAATCTTACTTGCTGATAAAATACACGTCTTCTAAGTTTTCTCATCTTGATCTCTATCATGGTTTCTGAAGACTGAAATGTTCCCATCCTCTGGGAATCTTCCAAAAATGATTAACGTTTTAGCTTAATTAAACGTAAAACCACGTAAAGTAATAAAGACAAGAAGATTTGGAATGTTCTGAATCATTGGTACAAGTACTTGCTTCCTATGTGCCATCAACTGATTTTTCTAGTCCAAATTGACttgttttttttgtcaaattgtcccaaattttcaaaatcagcATTTAAAAAAACGCTTGCCAATGttcaaaatttcacaaacttacTGTGCTGGGGCTTGTGTATTTCCTCCAACCTTACTATTACTCTAAGTTGTATCTCTTTCTATAGGAAAATGTTGCTTGTAGTTTTTTCCACTTCGTGGATTGGAAAGACGTGCAAGACACAGAATTGAATTTCAGTGGAAGGTAATAACAAAATAGGAGCAATTCCCTTTGAGATTGACGTTTTGGCAATTTTCATATGTTTGACTAATATCAGTCCTTGTGCACGACCTCTAATTGAACGGTATGCTGTAACAATTAAAAGATTTGGAGCAGATGCCTTCATACTTTGTCACAATAGTACGTGGCTgttgtaccttttttttttttttttacaaatttgcGTATTTTTATGGTATTAGACTCGGATGTAAATCTGGCATATATCGCCAAGTTCTTATATGTAACAAAATTATATTAGCATACACCAAGTTACGTAATAAATATTACACAATTACATCCAAACTACATGCCTCGTGTTCAAACTTTAATGCGTCCCATTTTaggtcttttattttctttcgaTAAATTTAAAACCTTTTTCAaactactttattttattatttaaaaggCAGGGTGCGACACAACCCAACAACATAACTGGTGGCTTTTATTATAAAAGAATATGTTAGTTGCATAGTTTGATTTATTACTGAGATACAGCTTTCTTATTATATAACTTTAAttgttgttttgttgaaaaaaatggTCATTAAAAGAGAACTTGTTGATGTAGAAGTTTGATTAAAGATTTTTTATCGTGAATTGCGATTAGACATCAGGATTAGATAATCAAATGTTAGGGGAAAAAATATGTAATCTACTGCACTATAATTACACTCATAAAAGAGAAATTTCGTATATGTATATGTCCAACCCCTAACCGAAAATCCTAGCTTCATCGCTTCCTGTGCTCTCAATGCTCAATTTACCACCAATCTTGCTTTTGTATACACAAACCTGTAAACTTTTTAACATATTAAAATTGGAATGCATGTTATATAAGAAAATATGTAGACTATGATGATTATACAAATAATAACAGCAAGGAGTATTGTTGATGACCATATAGTGatattattacaaaaaaaaattgtgcttttaattaaattctaatCATTAAGTGAACCTGATAAATTTTCAATTCACTATTCAAAGCAGTTCAACTAGTTGAATCTAGTtcaaatgtttttcttttttattctttaatttatTATGTAACTTGGATGActttaaaagtttaaaaaatagaaaaagaaaatttagtatgaatcgattcaaaattttggttttttATCGATTTTGACCGGTTCGACTGGTTCTTGATTGATTTGACTCATTCAATTGATTGTTGAGGTTTATGTCATGAACTAAAGATGTAATGATTTGAGGATTAGTTAATGGCAATTATGGAACACTTAGTTACAAATTTGCCACTTGTAATAGTTGTATTAGTCCTTAGATACCATGTTAGTGAAGGAAAGGGTCAGGAAAGTTGTAACAGAATTCATtaatctctctctttctcctaaATGGCAATAAAAGCTCTCTCTCCCAATTCATCTTCAGAATCTTGTCTTCTTCACATTTCATGTTCTTTTGCTCTCTCAATCCTTCTATTTTCCtccattttcatttctttacaATTTTAACATTAATTCAGGACATTTTGGTAATCAGGTCAAGCTAATTCTAGGATCTAGAAATTCTTGATAAAAACTCTACAATGGCAGATGGAATAAGGTTTAAACAGTTAgaggaacaaatcaagaaatgggatagaaaatttcaagaatccTTGGAAAATCTATAGCAGTAATAGAGTCAATTTCAACTtcaaatggaagctaaattgcTGGAGCAAAACAAGAAGATGGATTCCAGACTGGAGTCAATGGTAGGGAAATTGGAAGAACTGGAATATAAATTTGATTCCAATATAGACTCTCTTATGACTGGTATGAAAACTCTACTAAAGATGTTGACTAAGAATGAGGCTCAAGAAGATTAGATGATAATAAACAAAGTGCCCTTGTTACCAACTCCTAACTTTCATTACCAGATAACATGCAAGAAGGAGTTAGTGATAGGGGGAATTAATAAAGAGAAGTTTGGAAGAATCAATATTCCCTATCAACCCAGGGTTGAACTGAGGTATTTTTCTGGAAATAATCTAAAGGAATGGTTGagaaaaacaataaataattacaattTATCAAATTCCTAAGTTGATGAGAAAAGATTCCATGAAAGCGTTCCTTGAAGGCAAGGTAGAAGTCTAGTTTCAAGGGTCTTCAAGATTAAAGGTTAGGTGGGCAAGATTTTTGTGACTTACTGATTAGAAGGTTTGGGGATAAGGGCCTCCATGATGAAGTGGACGAATTCAATGAATTACAACAACAAGGAATAGTAGAGGAGCTTAGGAGAGATTTGAAGAACTGAAAACATTAATGTTGAAAAGGGATCCAAGATTATCTAAACAATATTTCATCTCTAGTTTTGTAAGTGGTTTAATAAAGGAGATCAAGCCATGGTTAAAATGATAAAGAGATAAACCTTGAGGAAGACAATTGAAGTAGCTTGCCTGCAAGAGCAACTTCTAGAAGTAGGGCAGAAGAGACAAAAAATTCTAGTAAAGAACCATGAGGAATGGTAATTTGGTTTGGTCAGAAATGGCGTTGGTGGTATTAGATCCTCTAACCAATATAGGATTCCTACCATTCCTGACCCCAAGAAAAGCTGCCTACTATCCAAATGAGGTGTAGAAACTATCTGCTAAGAAAATACAGCATAGAAGGAATAATGGGTGCTTCAAATATAGAGAAAAGTATAGATTTGGTCATCAATACAAAATGAAGCATCTAAATTTCATAGTggtagatgaagaagaagagctAGAATTTTTGGATGCCATTACTGAGCAAGACgagaaaactggaaattctAGAGAGGCAATTGATGTTTCATTGCATGCTTTATCAATTTCACTTAAGAGGAAAACAATTACCATTGAAAGCATGTTGAAAGAAACTAGGATACATATTTTGATTGACACTAGTAATACTAATAGCTATGTAAATTTCAAGCTGGTTCAAGCATTACAATTGGATTATATCTTCATAGATCCTTCTATTGTCACTGTGACTGATAGCAGTAGTATCATTGGTAGTGCTATTTGTCCGAATGTCAGATGGAATAGTCAAGAATATAGCTTCTATTATGACTTGAAAATAATGGATTTAGGGGGTTGagatgtaattttgagagttGATTGGATGTTCTTACATAGTCCCATTACTTTTGATTTCCATCACTTGAATATTCACATGTTGCAAGAAGGGGAGTTGATTACTTTGTATGATTGTACTAATAACTCTTTTGTAGGGTTGATAAAAAGGAAAGATCTAAGAGACTATATTAGATTCAGGCAGGGGTGTTGTGctattttttgaagaaaagggaaagagtATAACCAATTAGGATATACCACCAGTGACTTAACAAGTATTAGATCAATACAACTCTATGTTTGATGAACCAAAAGGATTACCACCAAAAAGGACTATTGATCACTAGATAAACTTGAAACTTGGAGTAGAATCCTTTAAGTTGAAACCATATAGATATCCACATTCCCAGAAATTTGAGATAGTCTCAAGTTACCAAGATGCTACAAAACAAGATTATCAAACACAATAATAGCTCCTATGCATTTCCTGTTTTGCTAGTTAGGAAGAAGGATTATACTTGGAGATTCTATCTAGACTATAGATTTCTCGACAAATTGACAATCAAGGATATCTATTCTATACCtaacattgatgagttgttgaaTGAATTGTATAGAGCAAAATGTCAGAGTAAACTGGGCCTTACTTCAGGGTATCATCATATTAGAGCTAAGCCATAAGATgttcccaagactgcttttcAAACACATAAGGGCAATTATGAGTTCCTTGTGATGCCTTTTGGACTCACAAATGCCCTAGCTACATTCCAGTCACTGATAAACCAAATATTCAAACCAACTCTAAGGaagtttgtgctttttttatgATATGCTCTTCCATAGCCCCatcttggagcttcatgtgcAAAATTTAAGCATGATTCTGAAAGATCTCCAAGAGAATCAGTTATATTTCATGAGGTCTAAGTGCTTATTGCCTAGAAAATAGTTGAATACTTAGGACATATTATTACAATAAAGGGGGTAAAGATGGATAACAAAAAGATTGAATGTATTTTGAGTTGGCTTATACGAATAAATGCAAAAGCTTTAAGAGGATTCTTAGGTCTCATAGGTTATTATAGAAGATTTATCAAAAACTATGGGTTCATTTGCAAGCCTCTTACTAAATTATTAAAGAAGGAAGGATTTCAGTGGACAAAGAAAGCTAAATCAACTTTACATAGCTCAAAAAAGTAATGACTTCAACTTCTATTTTAAGACTTCCAGATTTCTCTAAAACCTTTGTTATTTAGATAGATGCTAGTAGGGTCGGCCTAGGAGCAGTGCTTATGCAAGAAGGACAACCAATTGCCTTCTAAAGCAAATCACTGAGTACAAGGAATCTAATGCTATCGATATATGAGAAGGAACTGATGGTTTTATTGTTGGCAGTGACTAAGTGGAAGCACTACTTAGTAGGGTATCATTTTGTGATTAAAACTGATCATCAATAACTTAAATACCTTCTTGAGCAGAAGTTGAGCTCTATATTATAACACAAGTGTCTAACTAAATTGTTGGGGTTGGATTATGAAATCTAATTTAAGAAAGAGGTTCAAAATAAGGTAGCAGATGCATTGCCTAGAAAAGTGGTTGACCGGCAAGGAAATGAGGATCAGAATAAAAGACTCATGGTTATATCATCTGTTCAGCCAAATTGGATGAGAGAGATTATGGATAGCTATTTAGAGTATAAACGAGCTAAGGAATTGATAGCTTAGTTGTGGTTGCTCTTACCACTCTGACACATTATTCTTACAAAGATGGCATCCTCAAATTTCATGGCAAAATTTTTGTGGGCAACTCTGCTAATCAATTCAGTAGCTGCATGCCTCATTATTAGGAGGACAATATGGTCAGTCGGGGTGCTTAAAGAAAGTTAAATCCTTAATTTACTGGCCAGGATTAAAACAGGATGTGGTGGCTTTTGTTAGGCAATGTGATATGTGCCAATGCAACAAAACTAAAAATGTTCCTTATCTAGGGTAGCTGCAACCATTGCCTGCTCCTACAAAGGCATGGTCATATATTGCCATGGATTTCATTAAGAAACTTCCCTTGTCTAGTGGATTTGACACTATTCTAATTGTCATTAATTGACTAACTAAATTTGGTCACTCTATTCCTCTGACACGTTCTTTTTTTGCTAAACATGTAGCACAAAATTTCTTAGAACAAGCCTACAAACTGCATAGACTACTAGAATCCATAGTAATAGACAGGGATAAGATCTTTGCTAGGGGTGCATTCGTGTCGAGTCGAACTTGAGTATTGGTATACTAAAACTCGAactcaatgttttcttggaatacTTGAGCCCGAACAAGCATTCAAGATGAAGCTCGAGCTTGACTCAAGAGAAAGGTGGCTAAGTTCAAGCTCAACTTGAAGTCCTGTCTGAGCCTAATGAGTTCGAGTACTTGATATCAAGCTTGAGCTTAGAAGTTCAAACTCAAGTTTTCTGGCTCCATAAATGACAACCTATTTAATTTTCTATAGCTTTCTATCTCCATCTCCAGAACACACTAACAATTAAAACCAATTTAGATGAAAGATAAAATAACTTTGAACTCCAAAAGATTATTAAGATCCAAATTTGACCATATTGCAGAATACTAACACTGTAATGTTGAAAAAATGGACTCTTAAGTTGGTTATCTCATAATAATGAAGAAACAGGAGGAGTTCACAATGAGTTTTGGCCTCTATAGCCAATAACACCAGACAATCACAATCAAGTCAAATAAGCTATGTTGAGTCAATTCATATCATTATTTATTGAACCCAAGTGGTGTAAGTACCTAAATCTCAATGTTTGATCAAATTCCAGCTTTTGATCCACTCTTGGATAAGCTACAAGTTGAGCTCAAGTTAGCAATGGTGTCGCAACACAAGTTAGCAGTCTATTTGGTCATAACTATAACTATAAATCAAGCTCAGGTTAGCAACGGCAGTGGCAAGTGATATTGAAGTCTATTTGGtctgaagaagatgatgaaaaCTTTCGATTTTCGAAAGCTGGTCTAAAGATCAAAATGGAATAGGGGTGGAAACCTCAATGTGATTTGTGAATTGTAAAGAATGTTTctgaaattcattttaggttttaACATatgttagaatttttttttaaaattatcaaatatttaaATCACCCTAGAATAATGTTGTAAGAAATAGATTGATGTTGTAATTTGTATAACTTATAAACCTAAAATAGTAAATTcataatatataatatgtaaattAAATAGAATATTAAATACCTAAATAAGCTTGTCGAGCTCACGAGCTTAACATTATCAAGTTCAAACTCGACTCATTGTACCATTCAAGTTGCTCGAGCTCAAGTCAAGCCAATCATTAAGTAGCTCAAAAGCTACTTGGATTGTGTACACCCGTAATCTTCACCAACATATTCTGGAAGAAACTCTTTGTACGcgataaaatttcaagtctgcaaaatgacaaaaaaatacacgacaaatatgCAATAtgtaaatttaagaaaatatatgagTACAGTCTGCGGGATTTTCTCGAGTTTGTAGAGAGTTTCCTTCGATTCTTCTCTTCAAGCACTAATCCAAGGACTTGGTagcttgttcttggatcaaCCAATAATTCCTTCCAATCTTGATATAGAAGATTTGGAGAACTTAGAAAATATTTGAAGACTCAAGTCTTGATATATGGGAGAGTTGGAGAGCTTGAAGATCCAGACCTT
Coding sequences within it:
- the LOC113705769 gene encoding protein CNGC15b yields the protein MEYAGEKSVRFQDDLETVELAPPKTCNTVKFTFETETKMPCIQKFATRATARKPLQKKKLLRVFSEDYEAVQRKILDPRGSFVTLWNKIFLIASLISLFIDPLFFYMPIVKEEMCMVSSRSFEIVLTVIRSVVDVFYVVQILVRFRTAYVAPSSRVFGRGELVIDSSKVASRYLRKEFWPDLLAALPLPQVLIWALIPGLRGSNKTSTKNLLRSTIVMQFLLRLFLIFPLSSQIIKTAGVVVGAAWAGAAYNLLLYMLASHVLGSCWYLLAVERQEQCWKKVCDLQQPQCEYRFFDCHRMNDSDRMDWFKSSNISQLCSPDGDFFQFGIYADALTLKVASSEFLNKFSYGLWWGLRGLSSVGQNLFTSTYLGEIDFAIVIAIVGLVLFALLIGNMQTYLQSNTLRLEEWRVRRTDTEQWMHHRQLPHELKEKVRKYDLYNWVTTRGVNEEAILRGLPLDLRRDIKRHLCLDLVRRVPIFDQMDECTLDAICERLKPVLCTPGTCLVREGDPVNEMLFIIRGHLDSYTTGGGRTGFFNSCRLTPSDFCGEELLTWALDPRPSIILPSSTRTVTAITEVEAFALVSEDVKFVASQFRKLHSKQLRHTFRYHSHQWRTWAACFIQAAWFRYKRRKEAAVLKAREKLDDHENGDDTLSPLETSNAHRCRSYPPRASRFVRYATTLAPRRNGSRRNGTELNFVSTLHKPVEPDFSVEDR